A stretch of Acidimicrobiales bacterium DNA encodes these proteins:
- a CDS encoding ABC transporter ATP-binding protein: MDSTVTRTGAASSVRTAADAGVDPSVDREAGVLDASGVWKAYRRGWWPRRRTLQVLKGADVRLEAGEVVGLVGENGSGKSTLMKVLVGDLVADVGVVERAASFGYCPQVPVLYERLTCDEHLDLFGAAYGLATGDLARAREQMYDDLDFARFAETRVEELSGGTRSKLNLALAILHDPQLLFLDEPYAGFDWDTYQRFWDLTAQRRDAGASLLIISHFIADEERFDRIYDLIDGRTVPR; encoded by the coding sequence ATGGATTCGACAGTCACCAGAACCGGTGCAGCCTCGTCGGTGCGGACCGCCGCTGACGCCGGCGTGGACCCATCGGTGGACCGAGAGGCGGGAGTGCTCGACGCGTCGGGGGTGTGGAAGGCGTATCGGCGGGGGTGGTGGCCTCGGCGGCGAACGTTGCAGGTGTTGAAGGGCGCTGACGTGCGACTCGAGGCGGGTGAGGTCGTGGGGTTGGTTGGGGAGAACGGGTCGGGCAAGTCCACGCTGATGAAGGTGCTGGTGGGTGACCTGGTGGCCGATGTCGGGGTGGTGGAGCGCGCAGCGAGCTTCGGCTACTGCCCACAGGTTCCGGTGCTCTACGAGCGGCTGACTTGTGACGAGCATCTCGACCTGTTCGGCGCCGCGTACGGGTTGGCGACGGGTGATCTGGCCCGGGCCCGCGAGCAAATGTACGACGATCTGGACTTCGCCCGATTCGCCGAAACCCGGGTAGAGGAGCTCTCCGGGGGGACGCGGTCGAAGCTGAACCTGGCGTTGGCGATCTTGCACGACCCCCAGCTGCTATTCCTGGATGAGCCCTACGCGGGGTTCGACTGGGACACCTATCAGCGCTTCTGGGACCTCACCGCGCAACGCCGTGACGCGGGCGCCAGCCTGTTGATCATCAGCCACTTCATCGCGGATGAGGAGCGCTTCGATCGGATCTATGACCTGATCGACGGGCGCACGGTGCCGCGATGA